One window of Erwinia aphidicola genomic DNA carries:
- the tssK gene encoding type VI secretion system baseplate subunit TssK, producing the protein MKTEQPLWGRGVMVSPQHFQQQAAYAAWSTECIAQMGLNHPWGVIRAEFEADALKLGRLQARHLHVRFQDGTLIDTNNGDDLPPVMMPEGQDVVVVLALPLLRANGGNCLQPDDIAERPVRYRQRWRDIRNQFGDDTRQIAVIKPELTLRFSHQNNGDYLVCPVARLRQDSQGSWTQDETFLPPLLSVQSSQWLLTQLEQLMTQLRARLSRLMAMRRESNERMADFAVADVSLFWLLNALNSAEPVLGQFLRFPQSAPERLYPELARLAGSLLTFSLEHQVSAIPAYQHAELNHVFPALFDLLSDLLEASLPSRVVSIALEHDKRLHQWLARLQEPRLREDADFYLSVRSPLPVVQLQEQFPRQCKVGSPDYVTGLVNSSQQGIPLKSLRHVPAAIPLRLENQYFALDLSHPAAREMLESGSCMFYVPGMLGEPELELFAVLRT; encoded by the coding sequence ATGAAAACGGAACAACCGCTGTGGGGGCGGGGCGTGATGGTCTCGCCACAGCACTTCCAGCAGCAGGCCGCGTATGCGGCCTGGTCAACGGAATGCATTGCACAAATGGGGCTGAATCATCCCTGGGGCGTGATCCGTGCCGAGTTCGAAGCGGATGCCCTGAAGCTGGGGCGTTTGCAGGCGCGTCATCTGCACGTGCGCTTTCAGGACGGCACGCTGATCGACACCAACAACGGTGACGATCTGCCGCCGGTGATGATGCCTGAAGGGCAAGACGTAGTGGTGGTGCTGGCACTGCCGCTGCTGAGGGCCAACGGCGGCAACTGCTTGCAGCCGGACGACATTGCCGAGCGCCCGGTGCGCTATCGCCAGCGCTGGCGCGACATCCGCAACCAGTTTGGTGACGACACGCGCCAGATTGCGGTGATCAAACCCGAGCTGACGCTGCGTTTTTCCCATCAGAACAATGGCGACTACCTGGTATGCCCGGTGGCGCGTCTCAGGCAGGACAGTCAGGGTAGCTGGACGCAGGATGAAACTTTTCTGCCGCCATTGCTGAGCGTGCAGAGCAGCCAGTGGCTGCTGACCCAGCTTGAACAGCTGATGACGCAGCTGCGCGCGCGCCTCAGCCGCCTGATGGCGATGCGGCGCGAGAGCAACGAACGCATGGCCGATTTTGCCGTGGCGGATGTGTCGTTGTTCTGGCTGCTCAATGCGCTGAACAGCGCGGAGCCGGTACTGGGCCAGTTCCTGCGATTTCCGCAAAGTGCGCCGGAGCGGTTATATCCGGAGCTTGCCCGTCTGGCTGGCAGCCTGCTGACCTTCTCCCTGGAGCATCAGGTCAGCGCGATCCCTGCGTATCAGCATGCTGAACTTAACCATGTATTCCCGGCGCTGTTCGATCTGCTCAGCGATCTGCTGGAAGCCAGCCTGCCATCACGCGTGGTGTCGATAGCACTTGAGCACGACAAGCGCCTGCATCAGTGGCTGGCTCGTCTGCAGGAGCCGCGCCTGCGCGAGGATGCCGATTTCTACCTTTCGGTCCGCTCCCCGCTGCCGGTGGTACAGCTGCAGGAGCAATTCCCGCGCCAGTGCAAAGTCGGCAGCCCGGATTACGTCACGGGCCTGGTGAATTCGTCGCAGCAGGGGATACCGCTGAAGTCGCTACGCCACGTACCCGCCGCGATCCCGCTGCGGCTGGAAAATCAGTATTTTGCCCTCGACCTGTCGCATCCGGCGGCCCGCGAGATGCTGGAATCCGGCAGCTGCATGTTTTACGTACCGGGCATGCTCGGTGAACCTGAACTTGAACTGTTTGCGGTGCTGAGAACATGA
- a CDS encoding type VI secretion system Vgr family protein, whose product MSKNPISFFSHSHHLLAVRDCQSRPDVLAFKGEERLSEPFRWRIEFTSADHAITREAMLMKAASLTLQAPVDQGWGIKIQQPVRVVQGVVTGFERLSTSADQTHYAVTLQPRLALLSRSRQNAIYQDMSVPQIVEKILRERHGMRGQDFVFTLNNAYPRREQVMQYGEDDLAFITRLLGEVGIWFRFTTDTRLHIDVVEFYDGRQGHVQGLTLPAVPPSGMHDAASDSVWDLASRFAVVEKSVSGRDYNYRNALEDMNVQADVTGGDDTTYGESYRWADNYLTPGDGYSHNPAPESGAFYARLRHERYLNGQTRVAAVTSCPALAPGSELKVSGGEDVSEVFQSGVLVTAIVSTARRDRSFETAFDGIPLNSRYGFRPVPLPHPVMAGTLPARVTSTTVNDAYGHIDRDGRYRVNMLFDRAGWETGFESLWVRQARPYAGDTYGLHLPLLAGTEVAIAFEHGNPDRPYIAGVLHDSAHGDHVTIRNYKRNVLRTPKNNKLRLDDTAGQEHIKLSTEYGGKSQLNLGHLVDSEKQKRGEGFELRSDSWGSLRAEKGLFITADGQQKAQGQQLEMQAALGQLQQALSQAEALSSAVETAKAELADIQSQKALLAESLTELKKSALLLSAPAGIAQATPASLQLAAGENIISTSGKNTDFSVVKKFTVAAGDAISLFANKLGIKLFASRGKIEIQAQSDEMTLDALKDIRISSSEGKLFISAKQEIILSSGGGYIRIAGGSIECGAPDNIIQRAAVWQKFGGQSINVAAQQWSTSDFAVTPRVLRLSDRSPVAGQQLTFKNGDGIQQTLATSGLGETATQNNVDIDSHSATLPKKS is encoded by the coding sequence ATGAGCAAAAATCCGATCTCTTTTTTCAGCCATAGTCACCACCTGCTGGCGGTGCGTGACTGTCAGTCCCGGCCCGACGTGCTGGCGTTTAAGGGGGAGGAGCGCCTGAGCGAGCCGTTCCGCTGGCGCATTGAGTTCACCAGCGCCGACCATGCCATCACCCGCGAGGCGATGCTGATGAAAGCGGCCTCGCTGACCCTGCAGGCCCCGGTTGACCAGGGCTGGGGCATTAAGATCCAGCAGCCGGTGCGCGTGGTGCAGGGCGTGGTGACCGGCTTTGAGCGCCTCAGCACCAGCGCCGACCAGACCCACTACGCCGTCACCCTGCAGCCCCGCCTGGCGCTGCTGTCGCGCAGCCGTCAGAACGCCATCTACCAGGATATGTCGGTGCCGCAGATTGTGGAAAAAATCCTGCGCGAGCGCCACGGGATGCGCGGGCAGGACTTTGTTTTCACCCTCAACAACGCGTACCCGCGCCGCGAGCAGGTGATGCAGTACGGCGAGGACGACCTGGCGTTTATTACCCGCCTGCTGGGCGAGGTCGGCATCTGGTTCCGCTTCACCACCGACACCCGCCTGCACATCGACGTGGTGGAGTTTTACGACGGCAGGCAGGGCCATGTGCAGGGGCTGACGCTGCCCGCCGTGCCGCCTTCCGGCATGCACGACGCGGCCAGCGACTCGGTGTGGGACCTCGCCAGCCGCTTTGCGGTGGTGGAGAAAAGCGTCAGCGGGCGCGACTACAACTACCGCAACGCCCTCGAAGATATGAACGTGCAGGCCGACGTCACCGGCGGCGACGACACCACCTACGGTGAGTCCTATCGCTGGGCGGACAACTACCTGACGCCGGGCGACGGCTACAGCCATAACCCGGCCCCGGAGAGCGGCGCGTTCTATGCCCGCCTGCGCCACGAACGCTACCTGAACGGCCAGACGCGGGTGGCGGCAGTGACCAGCTGCCCGGCGCTGGCCCCCGGCAGTGAGCTGAAGGTCAGCGGCGGGGAGGATGTCAGTGAGGTATTCCAGAGCGGCGTGCTGGTCACCGCCATCGTCAGCACCGCGCGGCGCGACCGCAGCTTTGAAACCGCCTTTGACGGCATCCCGCTCAACAGCCGCTACGGCTTCCGCCCGGTGCCGCTGCCGCACCCGGTGATGGCGGGAACCCTGCCGGCGCGCGTCACCAGTACCACGGTGAACGATGCCTACGGCCATATTGACCGCGACGGGCGCTATCGCGTCAACATGCTGTTTGACCGCGCGGGCTGGGAAACCGGCTTTGAAAGCCTGTGGGTACGCCAGGCGCGCCCCTATGCGGGCGACACCTACGGCCTGCACCTGCCGCTGCTGGCTGGGACTGAGGTGGCGATAGCCTTTGAGCACGGCAACCCGGACCGCCCGTACATTGCCGGGGTGCTGCACGACTCGGCGCACGGCGACCACGTCACCATCCGCAACTACAAGCGCAACGTGCTGCGCACGCCGAAGAACAATAAGCTGCGCCTCGACGATACGGCGGGCCAGGAGCATATCAAGCTCAGCACCGAGTACGGCGGCAAAAGCCAGCTGAATCTCGGCCACCTGGTGGACAGCGAGAAGCAGAAGCGCGGCGAAGGGTTCGAGCTGCGCAGCGACAGCTGGGGCAGCCTCCGTGCGGAGAAAGGACTGTTTATCACCGCCGACGGCCAGCAGAAGGCACAGGGGCAGCAGCTGGAGATGCAGGCTGCGCTTGGTCAGTTACAGCAGGCGCTGTCGCAGGCAGAAGCATTAAGCAGCGCGGTGGAAACGGCCAAGGCTGAACTGGCAGATATCCAGTCACAGAAAGCCCTGCTGGCAGAGAGCCTGACCGAGTTGAAGAAATCGGCACTGTTGCTGAGCGCCCCGGCGGGTATTGCTCAGGCCACCCCGGCCAGTCTGCAGCTCGCGGCGGGGGAAAATATCATCAGCACCAGCGGTAAAAACACTGATTTTAGCGTAGTCAAGAAATTCACCGTGGCGGCGGGGGATGCGATCAGTCTGTTTGCCAACAAGCTGGGGATAAAACTCTTTGCCAGCCGGGGGAAAATAGAAATCCAGGCTCAGAGTGATGAGATGACGCTGGATGCGCTGAAGGATATTCGTATTTCCAGCAGCGAAGGAAAACTGTTTATCAGTGCCAAACAGGAAATCATTTTAAGCAGCGGTGGCGGATATATTCGCATCGCGGGTGGCTCTATAGAGTGCGGTGCACCCGATAACATCATTCAGCGTGCAGCGGTGTGGCAAAAGTTCGGCGGGCAAAGTATCAACGTGGCGGCTCAGCAGTGGAGCACCAGTGATTTTGCAGTAACGCCCAGGGTGCTGCGCCTGTCAGACCGCTCTCCCGTGGCGGGCCAGCAGTTAACGTTTAAAAATGGCGACGGCATACAGCAAACCCTGGCAACCTCAGGCTTGGGCGAAACGGCAACGCAGAATAATGTCGACATTGACTCACACAGCGCGACTTTGCCGAAAAAAAGCTAA
- the tssC gene encoding type VI secretion system contractile sheath large subunit, which produces MLMSVQNEISSAGASTVLDRPAAGGVYASLFEKINLSPVSHLSELDIWQDSQAMSDASVDERVTAAMKVLVECLNQSGSKVEKLDKTLLDHHIAQLDEQISRQLDAVMHHDAFQQVESLWRGLKSLVDKTDFRQNVKIEVLDLSKEDLRQDFEDSPEIIQSGLYAHTYIAEYDTPGGEPIGALISSYEFDASAQDVALLRNISKVAASAHMPFIGSAGPQFFLKDNMEEVAAIKDIGNYFDRAEYIKWKSFRETDDSRYIGLVMPRVLGRLPYGPDTVPVRSFNYVEEVKGPDHDKYLWTNASFAFAANMVKSFINNGWCVQIRGPQAGGAVQDLPIHLYDLGTGNQVKIPSEVMIPETREFEFANLGFIPLSYYKNRDYSCFFSANSTQKPALYDTADATANSRINSRLPYIFLLSRIAHYLKLIQRENIGTTKDRRLLELELNTWVRGLVTEMTDPGDELQASHPLRDAKVIVEDIEDNPGFFRVRLFAIPHFQVEGMDVNLSLVSQMPKAKA; this is translated from the coding sequence ATGCTGATGTCTGTGCAAAATGAAATTTCCTCTGCCGGTGCAAGCACCGTGCTGGATCGCCCGGCTGCGGGCGGCGTTTACGCTTCACTGTTTGAAAAAATCAACCTCAGCCCGGTGTCGCACCTCAGCGAGCTGGATATCTGGCAGGACAGCCAGGCGATGTCCGACGCCAGCGTCGACGAGCGCGTGACCGCGGCGATGAAGGTGCTGGTCGAGTGTCTGAACCAGTCCGGTTCGAAAGTGGAGAAGCTGGATAAAACCCTGCTGGACCACCATATCGCGCAGCTGGACGAGCAGATCAGCCGTCAGCTCGACGCGGTGATGCACCACGATGCTTTCCAGCAGGTGGAATCCCTGTGGCGCGGCCTGAAGTCGCTGGTGGACAAAACCGACTTCCGCCAGAACGTGAAAATCGAAGTGCTGGACCTGTCGAAAGAGGATCTGCGCCAGGACTTCGAAGACTCGCCGGAAATCATTCAGAGCGGCCTGTACGCGCACACCTACATCGCCGAATACGACACTCCGGGCGGCGAGCCGATTGGCGCGCTGATCTCCTCTTATGAGTTCGACGCCTCGGCGCAGGACGTGGCGCTGCTGCGCAACATCTCCAAAGTGGCGGCCTCAGCGCATATGCCGTTTATCGGCTCAGCCGGCCCGCAGTTCTTCCTGAAGGACAACATGGAAGAGGTGGCGGCAATCAAAGATATCGGCAACTACTTCGACCGCGCCGAGTACATCAAGTGGAAGTCATTCCGCGAAACCGACGATTCGCGCTATATCGGCCTGGTGATGCCGCGCGTGCTCGGCCGTCTGCCGTACGGCCCGGATACCGTGCCGGTGCGCAGCTTCAACTACGTTGAAGAGGTGAAAGGCCCGGACCACGACAAATACCTGTGGACCAACGCCTCGTTTGCCTTCGCTGCCAACATGGTGAAAAGCTTTATCAACAACGGCTGGTGCGTGCAAATCCGCGGCCCGCAGGCCGGCGGTGCAGTGCAGGATCTGCCAATTCACCTTTACGACCTCGGCACCGGCAACCAGGTGAAGATCCCGTCTGAGGTGATGATCCCGGAGACCCGCGAATTTGAGTTCGCCAACCTCGGCTTTATCCCGCTGTCGTACTATAAAAACCGCGATTACTCGTGCTTCTTCTCCGCCAACTCGACGCAGAAGCCGGCGCTGTACGACACCGCCGATGCAACGGCGAATAGCCGCATCAACTCGCGCCTGCCTTACATCTTCCTGCTGTCGCGCATTGCGCACTACCTGAAGCTTATCCAGCGTGAAAATATCGGCACCACCAAGGACCGCCGCCTGCTGGAGCTGGAGCTGAATACCTGGGTGCGCGGCCTGGTCACGGAAATGACCGATCCGGGCGACGAGCTGCAGGCTTCGCACCCGCTGCGCGATGCCAAAGTGATTGTCGAAGATATCGAAGACAACCCGGGCTTCTTCCGCGTCAGGCTGTTCGCTATCCCGCACTTCCAGGTGGAAGGGATGGACGTCAACCTCTCTCTGGTTTCCCAGATGCCGAAAGCGAAAGCATAA
- a CDS encoding Hcp family type VI secretion system effector: MAIPVYLWLKDDGGADIKGSVDVKDREGSIEVVAQEHNLYIPTDNNTGKLTGTRVHTPFMFTKEIDSSSPYLYKAVTTGQTLKSAEFKWYKINDAGQEVEYFNTKLENVKLVKVAPKMHDIKDPSKEKHNHLEEIELRYEKITWTYKDGNIIHSDSWNERTTA, encoded by the coding sequence ATGGCAATACCAGTATATCTGTGGCTGAAGGACGACGGCGGTGCGGACATCAAAGGTTCCGTGGATGTGAAAGATCGTGAAGGCAGCATCGAAGTGGTGGCGCAGGAACATAACCTGTACATCCCGACCGATAACAACACCGGCAAGCTGACCGGTACCCGCGTGCACACGCCGTTCATGTTTACCAAGGAGATCGACTCCTCCAGCCCGTATCTCTACAAGGCGGTGACCACCGGTCAGACCCTGAAATCTGCCGAGTTCAAGTGGTACAAAATTAACGACGCCGGTCAGGAGGTGGAGTACTTCAACACCAAACTTGAGAACGTCAAGCTGGTGAAGGTCGCGCCGAAAATGCACGACATCAAGGACCCGTCCAAAGAGAAGCACAACCATCTGGAAGAGATTGAGCTGCGCTACGAAAAGATCACCTGGACCTACAAAGACGGCAACATCATTCATTCCGATTCATGGAATGAACGCACCACCGCTTGA
- the tssH gene encoding type VI secretion system ATPase TssH → MENQSAVLLRRLNPFCARALEAAASLCLTRAHSEIRIEHWLLKLLEQGEGDITVLARRYEWDMDGIWQALLCWLDNVPRSVRTRPQLADSLLALIKQAWLIASLEDDDAHIRSHHLLAALTDKPSLVGCEGLWPLLSLTRPQLERLRPLLDAQSDERPEVQQQESLSQAPSTLGEVDTQVTPADGSALSEALQAALDKFTLDVTAKARAGSIDPVFGRDSEIRQMVDILSRRRKNNPILVGEPGVGKTALVEGLALRIVQGNVPDSLKTVSLRTLDLGLLQAGAGVKGEFEQRLKNVIEAVQQSPTPVLLFIDEAHTIIGAGNQAGGADAANLLKPALARGELRTIAATTWSEYKQYFEKDAALERRFQMVKVDEPDDETACLMLRGLKSRYAQHHGVHISDDAVKAAVTLSRRYLTGRQLPDKAVDLLDTAAARVRMSLDTVPEAITLLNARVTALTLEEQALRDDMAAGSDKHDERLAAIATICSELEGQRAQQEAHFAAQQEVAQQLISSRQNQQPQAQIAAVQQQLAALQQQDALIQVDVDARTVANVIADWTGVPLSSLMKDEQSELLSLEEEIGRRVVGQDAALSAIARRLRAAKTGLTAENGPQGVFLLVGPSGTGKTESALALADVLYGGERSLITINLSEYQEAHTVSQLKGSPPGYVGYGQGGILTEAVRKRPYSVVLLDEVEKAHRDVLNLFYQVFDRGFMRDGEGREIDFRNTLILMTSNLGSDAIMQLLEQQPQATEADLQELLRPTLRDHFQPALLARFQTVIYRPLTEEAMRTIVGMKLNQVSQRLARHYGLKTTVGDGLSAALTAACLLPDTGARNVDSLLNQQILPVLSQQLLLQMAAKQKPQQLTLDWHDEEGIVLEFANTEESES, encoded by the coding sequence ATGGAAAACCAGTCAGCCGTCCTGCTACGTCGCTTAAACCCGTTCTGCGCCCGCGCGCTGGAGGCCGCCGCCTCGCTGTGCCTGACCCGCGCCCACAGTGAAATCCGCATTGAGCACTGGCTACTCAAGCTGCTGGAGCAGGGCGAGGGCGACATCACCGTGCTGGCGCGCCGCTACGAGTGGGACATGGACGGCATCTGGCAGGCGTTGCTGTGTTGGCTGGACAACGTGCCGCGCTCGGTGCGCACCCGCCCGCAGCTCGCCGACTCCCTGCTGGCGCTGATTAAGCAGGCCTGGCTGATTGCCTCGCTGGAGGATGACGATGCCCACATCCGCAGCCATCACCTGCTGGCGGCACTGACCGACAAGCCGTCGCTGGTCGGCTGCGAAGGGCTGTGGCCACTGCTGAGCCTGACGCGCCCCCAGCTGGAGCGCCTGCGCCCGCTGCTGGACGCGCAGTCCGACGAGCGCCCGGAAGTGCAGCAGCAGGAGAGCCTGAGCCAGGCTCCATCAACCCTGGGCGAGGTGGATACGCAGGTCACCCCGGCCGACGGCAGCGCGCTGAGCGAGGCGCTGCAGGCCGCGCTGGATAAATTCACCCTCGACGTCACCGCCAAAGCCAGAGCGGGAAGCATCGACCCGGTGTTTGGCCGCGACAGCGAAATCCGCCAGATGGTCGATATCCTCTCGCGCCGCCGCAAGAACAACCCCATTCTGGTCGGCGAACCGGGCGTCGGTAAAACCGCGCTGGTCGAGGGGCTGGCGCTGCGCATTGTGCAGGGCAACGTGCCGGACAGCCTGAAAACCGTTTCGCTACGCACCCTCGACCTCGGTCTTTTGCAGGCCGGGGCGGGCGTGAAGGGCGAATTTGAGCAGCGCCTGAAAAACGTGATTGAGGCGGTGCAGCAGTCGCCGACCCCGGTGCTGCTGTTTATCGACGAGGCGCACACCATTATCGGCGCGGGCAACCAGGCTGGCGGGGCCGACGCCGCCAACCTGCTGAAACCGGCGCTGGCGCGCGGCGAACTGCGCACCATCGCCGCCACCACCTGGAGCGAGTACAAGCAGTACTTCGAGAAGGACGCCGCGCTGGAGCGCCGCTTCCAGATGGTGAAAGTCGACGAGCCGGACGATGAGACTGCCTGCCTGATGCTGCGCGGCCTGAAGTCGCGCTACGCGCAGCACCACGGCGTACACATCAGCGACGACGCCGTAAAAGCGGCGGTGACCCTGTCGCGCCGCTACCTGACGGGCCGCCAGCTGCCGGATAAGGCGGTCGACCTGCTGGACACCGCCGCCGCGCGCGTGCGCATGAGCCTCGACACCGTGCCGGAGGCCATCACCCTGCTGAACGCGCGCGTTACCGCGCTGACGCTGGAGGAGCAGGCCCTGCGCGATGACATGGCCGCGGGCAGCGATAAGCACGACGAGCGCCTCGCCGCCATCGCCACTATCTGCAGCGAGCTGGAAGGCCAGCGCGCGCAGCAGGAAGCGCATTTTGCCGCGCAGCAGGAAGTGGCGCAGCAGCTGATAAGCAGCCGCCAGAACCAGCAGCCGCAGGCGCAGATTGCCGCCGTTCAGCAGCAGCTTGCGGCGCTGCAGCAGCAGGACGCGCTGATTCAGGTCGACGTCGATGCCCGCACCGTTGCCAACGTGATTGCCGACTGGACCGGGGTGCCGCTCTCCTCACTGATGAAGGACGAGCAGAGCGAGCTGCTGAGCCTTGAGGAGGAAATCGGCAGGCGCGTGGTCGGCCAGGACGCCGCGCTCAGCGCCATCGCCCGGCGCCTGCGCGCCGCCAAAACCGGCCTGACCGCTGAGAACGGGCCGCAGGGGGTGTTCCTGCTGGTCGGCCCGAGCGGCACCGGCAAAACCGAGAGCGCGCTGGCACTGGCGGACGTGCTGTACGGCGGTGAGAGGTCGCTGATAACCATTAACCTCTCCGAATACCAGGAGGCGCACACCGTCTCGCAGCTGAAGGGCTCGCCGCCGGGCTACGTCGGCTACGGGCAGGGCGGCATCCTCACCGAGGCGGTGCGCAAGCGCCCTTACAGCGTGGTGCTGCTCGACGAGGTCGAGAAGGCGCACCGCGACGTGCTGAACCTGTTCTACCAGGTGTTTGACCGCGGTTTTATGCGCGACGGCGAGGGGCGCGAAATCGATTTTCGCAACACCCTGATCCTGATGACCTCCAACCTCGGCAGCGACGCCATCATGCAGCTGCTGGAGCAGCAGCCGCAAGCCACGGAAGCGGACCTGCAGGAGTTGCTGCGCCCGACGCTGCGCGACCACTTCCAGCCCGCGCTGCTGGCGCGCTTTCAGACGGTGATTTACCGCCCGCTGACCGAAGAAGCGATGCGCACCATCGTTGGCATGAAGCTCAACCAGGTGAGCCAGCGCCTGGCGCGCCACTACGGCCTGAAAACCACCGTGGGCGACGGCCTGTCAGCGGCGCTGACCGCCGCCTGCCTGCTGCCGGACACCGGGGCGCGCAACGTCGACAGCCTGCTGAACCAGCAGATCCTGCCGGTGCTGAGCCAGCAGCTGCTGCTGCAGATGGCGGCAAAACAGAAGCCGCAGCAGCTGACGCTCGACTGGCACGACGAGGAAGGCATCGTGCTGGAATTTGCTAACACAGAGGAAAGTGAATCATGA
- a CDS encoding OmpA family protein: MSPALQRALALWVVLLVAVLLLPLPHLATVLILLAALVLLAGVMAVTRRPAGPQAGLCADDLPDVAYRQPVVLVCGDSAHAWPEGSAVLTVPHGCWVRVADHQALDVVARQLLSLRREWGHQLSVMISVCPQQHQDSDTLASRLLALRWQIGQLRRETGYSLPLVLNAQVGSALVSESLWQVRLAGEPVSVWSDSAKPTPPECWLAAGGGIALQQQVLINSLTEWFQQEVIRVLTDSHPDMPAATPAGMVWGLSASLDGALATSLWTRWLQQHTALVQVAGWFAPEVAESPLPSMLPEFVLQLLPAGHGLTPRQRTWRGALWLALTVGIVALCCSAWNNHRLLQRVSFDIAHYARIAMNDYAMKAAAVNVLRRDARELDEHARNGAPLRLGLGLYQGGHLRLPLLDAIRSYIPPPPPPPEVVKEAPKTVRLDSLSLFASGKSVLKPGSLKMLVNALVDIKARPGWLIVVAGHTDSTGNAQANQQLSLKRAEALRDWMLSTSDVSPTCFAVQGFGASRPMATNDTPEGRALNRRVEISLVPQADACLAAATRTSSQDDDTTVSPK, translated from the coding sequence GTGAGCCCTGCGTTACAGCGCGCGCTGGCGCTGTGGGTTGTCCTGCTGGTCGCCGTGCTGCTGCTGCCGCTGCCTCATTTAGCTACCGTGCTCATACTGCTGGCCGCTCTGGTGCTGCTGGCCGGGGTGATGGCCGTTACCCGCCGTCCCGCCGGGCCTCAAGCCGGGCTGTGTGCGGATGACCTGCCGGATGTCGCTTACCGTCAGCCGGTGGTGCTGGTCTGCGGCGACAGCGCGCATGCCTGGCCGGAAGGATCGGCGGTACTGACCGTGCCGCACGGCTGCTGGGTGCGGGTGGCCGATCATCAGGCGCTGGACGTGGTAGCGCGCCAGCTGCTGTCGCTGCGCCGGGAGTGGGGACATCAGCTGTCGGTGATGATCAGCGTCTGTCCTCAGCAGCATCAGGACAGTGACACGCTGGCCAGCCGCCTGCTGGCACTGCGCTGGCAGATTGGCCAGCTGCGGCGTGAAACCGGCTATTCACTGCCGCTGGTACTGAATGCTCAGGTGGGCAGTGCGCTGGTCAGCGAGTCTCTCTGGCAGGTGCGGCTGGCCGGTGAACCCGTCAGCGTATGGTCCGATAGCGCAAAACCCACCCCTCCTGAGTGCTGGCTGGCCGCGGGCGGCGGCATCGCATTACAGCAGCAGGTGCTGATCAACAGCCTGACGGAGTGGTTTCAGCAGGAAGTGATTCGCGTGTTAACCGACAGTCACCCGGATATGCCTGCCGCCACCCCCGCAGGCATGGTCTGGGGGCTGAGTGCTTCACTTGACGGGGCATTAGCCACTTCTCTCTGGACGCGCTGGCTGCAGCAGCACACGGCGCTGGTACAGGTAGCAGGATGGTTTGCGCCAGAGGTTGCGGAGTCTCCGCTGCCGTCAATGCTGCCGGAGTTTGTTCTGCAACTGCTGCCCGCAGGGCATGGCCTGACCCCGCGCCAGCGCACCTGGCGTGGTGCGCTATGGCTGGCGTTGACGGTTGGAATTGTCGCACTGTGCTGCAGCGCCTGGAATAACCATCGGCTGCTTCAGCGGGTCTCCTTTGATATTGCCCATTACGCGCGTATCGCCATGAATGATTACGCCATGAAAGCGGCAGCGGTCAATGTACTGCGTCGCGATGCCCGCGAGCTGGATGAGCATGCCCGCAACGGCGCACCTCTGCGGCTGGGTTTAGGCCTGTATCAGGGGGGGCATCTGCGCCTGCCGCTGCTGGATGCGATTCGTTCGTATATTCCGCCCCCGCCGCCCCCGCCAGAGGTGGTGAAGGAAGCGCCAAAAACCGTGCGCCTCGACAGCCTGTCGCTGTTTGCCTCCGGCAAGTCCGTGCTCAAACCCGGCTCGCTAAAGATGCTGGTTAACGCGCTGGTGGATATTAAGGCCCGGCCGGGCTGGCTGATAGTGGTCGCCGGCCACACCGACAGCACCGGCAATGCGCAGGCCAATCAGCAGCTGTCGCTGAAGCGCGCTGAAGCGCTGCGCGACTGGATGCTTTCAACCAGCGACGTCTCGCCGACCTGCTTTGCGGTGCAGGGCTTTGGCGCAAGCCGCCCGATGGCGACTAACGATACCCCGGAAGGTCGTGCGTTAAACCGCCGGGTCGAAATCAGTCTGGTGCCGCAGGCGGATGCCTGTCTGGCAGCAGCAACCCGAACGTCATCACAGGATGATGACACAACAGTAAGCCCTAAATAA
- the tssL gene encoding type VI secretion system protein TssL, short form has translation MSQKNECDIDALLQNSWLQVISLRHGAKIKDGEGQQLWQRCVAEVEKVQQALKDAGYDAQQSKDVLYAQCALIDEVVKGRGEQDDAYVQWLHLPLQGHFLGTVDAGDMLCERMREVLREPAPEPLVVTCFQRVMLLGFLGGYRSVNDPQREKLVAALNAQVSPFSGPQAQAVLAENNAGLGFSGWLSSWPLRIGFSVLLLAAVWWGLNHWLSSLVASLLPGVVQ, from the coding sequence ATGAGCCAGAAAAACGAGTGTGATATTGACGCGCTGCTGCAAAACAGCTGGCTGCAGGTTATCAGCCTGCGCCACGGCGCAAAGATCAAGGATGGAGAAGGTCAGCAGTTATGGCAGCGCTGCGTCGCAGAAGTGGAGAAGGTTCAGCAGGCGCTTAAAGACGCGGGCTACGATGCCCAACAGAGTAAGGATGTTCTCTATGCCCAGTGCGCGCTGATCGATGAAGTGGTTAAGGGGCGCGGCGAGCAGGATGACGCTTACGTCCAGTGGCTTCACCTGCCTCTGCAGGGGCATTTCCTCGGCACCGTTGATGCCGGTGACATGCTCTGCGAGCGCATGCGTGAGGTGCTGCGCGAGCCAGCGCCGGAACCGCTCGTTGTGACCTGCTTCCAGCGGGTGATGTTGCTGGGCTTCCTCGGCGGCTATCGTTCAGTCAACGATCCGCAGCGGGAAAAGCTGGTCGCCGCGTTAAATGCGCAGGTTTCACCCTTCAGCGGGCCGCAGGCGCAGGCCGTACTGGCCGAAAACAACGCGGGATTGGGCTTCAGCGGCTGGCTATCCAGCTGGCCGTTGCGAATCGGCTTCTCCGTGCTGTTACTTGCCGCCGTCTGGTGGGGGCTGAATCACTGGTTGAGCAGCCTGGTGGCTTCGCTGCTGCCGGGAGTGGTTCAGTGA